The uncultured Paludibaculum sp. sequence GTACAGGCTCATTTCACCTTCCGTCGCAGGCATCAACCCCAGTTGCCCGAAACGCCCCGGTAGCAAGCGTATGGGAGATCCTTCGGCCGCACCAACACAGACGAAATCCAAGACTTGCTGCTACATCGGTTGCGAGCGCCCAGCGCTGCTCGTCGGCAGGTGTCATGTTCATTTCCCGGGGTACAAGCCAACTTGGTCCCCCTATAAGACGTCGTGGTGGCGAACGACGCGAAAGAAGTTCATTGAAAGAAATCCATTCTGTACAGATCCGTTCGATCGGCATCCGGAGTCTGTGCCTGCTGCTCATGTGGATCACATTGTCCGGCACCGCCTAGACCTTCGTCTCTTCATGGATCCCGGCAACCTCCAATCGCTCTGTGTGAGTTGTCACGGCATAAAGACAGCAGTTGAAGACATGGGTCCGACAAAACGAGCCAAGCGAGACATGGCCCACTGGTTTCGAGAACTCGGCTTACAGTGTGTGCCGTCGCTGGATGGATTTAACAAGTGCTATGTTTGCCAATGCGGCCTTGCGCAATCTCATGCTGTTGGACGGGTAGCATTCTGCTCGAAGTGTTGCCCAGCGTGCCTTCCCTCCTCACCCCGACGCCACTTGACCCCAGGTCGCAACTGGCAGCCTCGGTCAACGCCGTGCTGATAACCCCGGCTAAAGGTCGGAGTAGCAGACATACCCAGCATGAACAGCCCATTACCTCCTGCCGAGGTTTGGGCGGGACGCCTATTCCGTCCACCGCGAGACCAAGCGGCAACTGAGGGTACAACTGCTGCCCGCTGGTCGAGCTCGCTCACGCCGGCCGGAGCACAGCGGCCAACGTGGAAGACCACTTGGAAGAGTGGAGGGATGCGCGGCTGGAGGATGAAACGAGAACCCCGACGAGGAGGACTGAACCCGCCCTACGGGCGGCCTCCTGAGAAAAACGATGCCGGAGCCGTTCCGTGTCCTATGGCGCTCACGTCATCCAGCAACCTCCAGACATCAGGACGGGATCCTCCATCGGCAAAGATCTCCGACCTGCGCACTTTGAACTGGTTATCCTCAAGTTGAAATGTTGCCAGAACGACATGCCATTTCTGCTGAGCTGGTGAAGTGCTGCCCTTAAATTGGACTGAAACCGCGATATGGATGATTGCGGTCTCGTAAGTCACGGTGTCTTCAGTCCGAGTGACAACCTTTATCGCCGGCCTTCGAACGGCACGTTCGTGCGTATGCTCTGTTAGCTGGCCGGGGAGCAGAACGCCCACCCACTCTGTTGTGTTGTCCGTGTATTCGGGTCTTGAGCCGTCAGTCCCTTTCCACAGAGAGACTAAGTAAACGCCGTCAACAGGCACTCGACCCGCGTTCTGAATTTTAAAGCGGATGGATAGCCTCCCTTCGGGACCAAAGGAATGGCTGAAGTTAGAAATTGCGCAGAGAGGCTCGTTGTTGCTCTCAAGCGTCCTTTCCATGATCTCGGCGCTCTTTGCCGTCGCCCTCCAGAGCTTGCGGGTCAGCCAAGCATAGTAGGCCGTTGCGAGGGCAGCAACGATAGTGCCGGCGAGATCGACCCATGCCCTCATCCGCGCGTAAGGATCCGCTTCCAACATAACTCCGGAAAGGGTATCAGACCCGGATACGTGAACTCCACCGTGCACCGATTGGAATGAGGGCGAGCCCGCCCAATAAACACTCTGTCACTCCGGCGAGGGGCCGACCAGGAGAGCATCGACGCTGCGAACCATCCGACCTCATTCAATGCTCCGACGAGGCAGTCGAGCAATCCCGTTTTCCGGCGTTCCATTGCGGTGTGTGTTTGACAACTTCGTACATACCGGGTACCGTTAAGACGTATCCGCCACGCTCGTAGGCGAGCACGTATCCGACAGCCCTCTCGGTATCACCGGGAGGGCTTTTCCTTTATGCAGGCTACGTTGAGGGCAGCGATTCTGATTGATGGGGGATACCTCCGAGTCCTGACACGGAAAGCCAGCCTCACCTACAATCCCGAGCTCATCGAGAAAGTGGGCCTTGCGTGTCTGGACTTGGCGACCGAAACGCTCCACCGAATTCTCTACTACGACTGTGCCCCATACACAGGAGCCCACCGTCAACCTGTCTCCGGAGAATTCACGAGTTGGACCGGGAACGAGCAATGGCTGACCGATTTATCCTGCAAGGACTACTTCGCCGTCCGACGAGGTGTCCTCAAATTCCGCGGCTATAAGTTGAAACGAATTCCCTATCAGCCCACCAGGGCGCTGGTCGACAGTGACTTCGAACCCGTCTTCGAGCAGAAGGGTGTGGATATGCGGATTGGCCTGGACATTGCCACGATGTCCGACGAACGAATCGTCGACCGGGTGATTCTGGTCACCGGAGACACCGACTGCATTCCAGCCATGAAGCACGCCCGAAAGGCTGGCCTTCAAGTCGTCCTGGTTCAACTGCCAAACTCAAATCCCGCCCAGGAGCTCTTCCCACATACGGATTTGAAGCGGGCCGTCACGTGGCCAACCTCGTAGCGGTAGGCAACCGACCTGCAACACGGAGGCGCTCCAAGGCCTCCTCGGCGTGGAGGCCATAACCGGCACCAGTTCCCTCTCCCATGGGCGATCAGGCGATCGGCTCGGTGTCCTCACCGGCCTCCCCCGCCGCCTCGGCCTGAGCCGCCAACTCCTCATCCGTCAGCATTGATGCCTCCAGCAGTGCAGCCGCGTCCTCGAGTCTCGACGCGGGCACCATCAAACGCATCCCACCCGAAGCACCAATCAGCATCGGCCGCCCGGCCAACAGATACTCGTCGCACAACTCACACGGTACGCCCTCCGACAACAGCAGCGATTCAGCCAACTTTGCTTCGTCGAACCATTGGTAGCTGCGGAGCACCACCAACTCTTCATCCGACATGGCTCCAGCGTAGCAGGCGCCCCGGCAGCGTCGGTGATAATAGAGAACAGCTTAGGCCCTTGCGACACTCCCTCCCATTCCTCGGCATGCTCCCCGACTTCCGCCGCGATCCCGTCGGCTTCCTCCAACGCATGGCCGAGGAGCAGGGCGACGTCGCCCGCTTCCCCCTGGGTCCGCAGAACGTCGTCCTGCTGCGCCACCCCGACGACATCCGCAACGTCCTCGTCACTTACAACCAGCGCTTCGTCAAGAGCCGCATGCTGCAGCGGACCCGCATCCTGCTCGGTGACGGCCTGCTCACCAGCGAGGAACCCTTCCACACCCGCCAGCGCAAACTCGTTCAACCGGCCTTCTATCGCGACCGCCTGGTCCGCTACGCCGCCACCATGGCCGAAAAGGCCGCGGCAGCCGGTGATCGCTGGCACGACGGGCAGACCGCCGACCTCGACCAGGAGATGATGCGCCTGACCCTGGCCATCGTCACCGCAACTCT is a genomic window containing:
- a CDS encoding NYN domain-containing protein, coding for MQATLRAAILIDGGYLRVLTRKASLTYNPELIEKVGLACLDLATETLHRILYYDCAPYTGAHRQPVSGEFTSWTGNEQWLTDLSCKDYFAVRRGVLKFRGYKLKRIPYQPTRALVDSDFEPVFEQKGVDMRIGLDIATMSDERIVDRVILVTGDTDCIPAMKHARKAGLQVVLVQLPNSNPAQELFPHTDLKRAVTWPTS
- a CDS encoding DUF2007 domain-containing protein, whose translation is MSDEELVVLRSYQWFDEAKLAESLLLSEGVPCELCDEYLLAGRPMLIGASGGMRLMVPASRLEDAAALLEASMLTDEELAAQAEAAGEAGEDTEPIA